The Onthophagus taurus isolate NC chromosome 6, IU_Otau_3.0, whole genome shotgun sequence region TCTAAGCGAGATTTTGGGTAACTCGGAAAATGAAGCGTCGAAAATCTTCGAAAATTCCCAAGTTAAAGTATCCATGCCGAAATTATCCCCCCAACAACTACCTAAAATGCAAAGAAAATACGTATCGAAAGGAATAAGGTGTTCGTTGCTAAAAGAACTTTTAACGAAAATCGAAGATGATaagaagaaagagaaaaaagttaaatcCCAATTAgttagttttaatataaacggtttaaaacctttaataaattttacaaagttTTATAATTACGGTTACAAACttgaaaataatcaaattgaAAGTATTAAATACGATCCAACTCCTTTAGATAAATTAACTGATTTtgtgaataattattttcgtattaatttttctcattttcaCGATAATGTTAACGCCGTTTTGGACGAATCCGAACGGTGGTTAGATGAAAACGACTTCGAGGAGATGTTAAAACCTTGCCCCGAATCGCAAGTTAAATTCGAAGAAGTCATAATTGAACcagatataaatataaaaaaagaaatttacgaCGATGAATACGATAacgattacgaatataattaTCCGACGACGTCAGATcatataaaaatcgaaaatattaaaacagaAGGAGATATTCATACTTTATCACATCCTTATTTAGGGCATACAGATTGTGATCAATCAAATCCAGGTAGTAGCAGTAATAATCAATGTTATTCGCCTTTAGATCAACAAAATCAATCATcattagaattattaaaagaatttacggttaaatttaaaaaacaccgCGGATTTTCGCCCCAAAATTATAGGTGTAGAACGAGAAATCATCCGTTTATTAGTccacaattaaaaaatcaatttttacatCAAGATTTTAGTTGTAATGTTTGTAAAAGAAGGTTTAAAAGTCACGGTTATTTACACGCACATCGCAGCAAAATGAAACAttggcaataatatttttattatgttaagatattaaattttaagttttaggTACAAATATTGCTCTAAAATCGAATTCATTGGTGTTGGTATGTGATTGAACAGTTTTTAACGCGTTTTAACTTTTCATTTTGatcaaacttttattattccttgttaaaatgttgaaaaaatctcaattttttgttttattaaaaaaagaaaaactgcAATTCACAAGTGATACTGCCCCCCTTTTATGACTGTgtgttttattgttgtttataagattattttatgtattagACTAATATATTAGGTaactaattaaattatctgGTTATCTGATACCTCATTGGTTACTGTTTGAAATATTACGtcttatataatattattacatttattattgtgaatatttaatgatttattaagttaGGAGATAAGACTATTGTACACTTAAAGCATTTTCTTCTCGAAAAAAACATCaaaccaattttattttgttaataatacaCAATTGaaatatagtttttttatattaatatctttttttaatagaacaaGCGgccttctttttctttctcttcccTAGAGTCAGAGGCGGCGCTACCGGGGGATGCAAGGGGTGCCGCCTAAAAGGGGGCCCCGGcgcctttttaatgttttctccaacaatatcttatctttcttttgcagtatttagacctgtaagcagtagctagtcttcagaaagcagtatttagtctccacaaagcaattttagtctttagaaagcagtatttaatgtTCCAGATGCTGTATTTAGATCTGTtcgcagtatctagtcttcagaaaacagtatttagtcttctagaagcagtatctagtcttctgccaaagttatgtatgttttctccaaaatattttatctttcttttgcagtatttagacctgttagcaatagctagtcttcagaaagcagtatttagtctctacaaagcaattttagtctttagaaagcagtatttagtgttccagatgctgtatttagacctgttggcagtatctagtcttcagaaaacagtatttagtcttctagaagcagtatctagtcttctgccaaagttatgtatgttttctccaacaatatcttatctttcttttgcagtacttagacctgtcggcagtatctagtcttcagaaagcagtatttagtctccacaaagcaattttagtctttagaaagcagtatttagtgttccagatgctgtatttagacctatcggaagtatctagtcttcagaaaacagtatttagacttctagaagcagtatctagtcttctgctaacgttatgtatgttttctccaacaatatcttatctttcttttgcagtacttagacctgtcagcagtatccagtcttcagaaagcagtatttagtctccacaaagcaattttagtttttagaaagcagtatttagtgttctagatgctgtatttagacctgtcggcaatatctaatcttcagaaagcagtatttgatcttccagagcagtatctagtcttcagaaagcagtattttgttttttagaagtatctagtcttctgccaacgttatgtatgtttcaTTCTTGATACTAACAGCTACTTCTTTCTGAGTGTCTATCATCATCTTTTTGGGAGCCTCTTATTATCTATACGGACCTTGTACCACCCGGTACCTCATTTCTGCAGCTGTTACTTTGCTTTTGTGCTTATCCTGCATTGGCAAAGTTTCCGTATTGGTGATTTCCTGTGCAATAACAATGGGCCATTGGTTTCTTATTCATATTCCtcgcatttttttattgaacacataaatattgccatgaaaaatcatgtttggtttataatcaattttttgttttctctgaacagtaatttcagacttcatatggactttgaacaatgtaattcctgttttttgctgaagtctagtttataactattgcaatttcagactttttcttgcaaattaaCCTTCTGACCAGAGTATTCCTGACTATTCCCTTAAGTTTGGTTTTTCACCAGTAtagttcttaaatttttgctgaagtattttcttttttaagtttatttatatttctttgattatatatatttttttaattaaaatgcattttataatttttttaaattaaaatgaatttttaatttttcccccGCATTTTGGGCGCTCCCCATTCCGCCAAAATGCTTAGGGGGGGGGAGACTCCGGTTCCCGCACCCTGGCGCTTCATTTGCTAGCGCCGGCACTGCCTAGAGTGCCCCCTAACGTGACGTTGGGGATCTCATTTTCTGAATTTTTCCCTCCTCAGCAAGACTTGCCAGACTAGCGCAATCTATATCTGTCTCTTCCTATGTTGTTCTCGGTTTAACTTCGATCATCCTCTCGGCCTGTATTAATTTCAGCAACATATTGAGCTCTTCTCAAATACGGCTGTTCTGTGCTCTATCTCGTCGTGTCTTTCCTGCAAGCtctcttaaaacggctaaatCATACAACAATCTatcgctgaataacaattaaacctagaactaacactagacctagaactacacaattagaaagtttcgggttgtttctagttgtagatctagtgttagttctagttttacactatcagtagaactaacacaagacctaaaactagaatcattcgggtttagccatcttaagagacgtgcggctaaacccgaatgtttctaattctagatctagtgttagttccagttttatatcattagaactaacactagacctagagctagaatcattcgggtttagccgtcttgagagacgtgcggctaaacccgaaacttaatgttattttaatgttatttgggttatatttaaaaacataatccaaaTGTTCTCAATGCAACGTGATTCTCTGGCCGCTACTTTTCGACTTTTCTGGTATGGTTGTTTCGTTAGTATATATTCTTATTCAGgcatttaattacaaattagttaacataaaatatacgAGCCCGTTTAAAGttggaaaacaacataaatcttcaaatttaataCCGAATGAAATTCCTAACCTATATTTGACAAGACTCCTGATGATGGCTTAAGCCGCAACCGGTAGAgtcaacaataaataatatattggagtattaaatacagttttatttttcaaagataataaagatattgcaattttgtcgatttttacttctttctaacacaaaatcatttttatctccgaACTGGTTGCTGATAGAGTATTAACTTACCCACCATATTAATTTCGGGGCTTCCCAAAAAAGTaaacacttttctttattatacatattataAGCTACACAtcatacattttaaaaacaattaacttaaaaagtttattaatacaataatcATACTATTTAAGACCTTTCCGTTCATTAATACACTACTAGCCGCTCTTTCTATAAAATATCGATTAGCATCTACTCTACAATAAACGGATAAATTTCTTGAACACGGTCCTAAACCCCAAGAAATAATTCCCACTTGAACTCTTCGTTCATATATAACCGGACCGCCACTATCACCTTTAGAATCGATTCCTTGGCTTTCACTAGGTATCGAACAAAATATCAGTTCATCATTAAAGTATCTCGCCGCactattttgatataaaattgaataacaCCCCGATTGAGTGACAACGTTGGTTTCTGCGCATTGCAAATTCCATTTTTCGTGTGGAATTCGTTCGGAGTTATTGCATTGATATTCGTTGCGACCATATCCTGCTATATAGACGGTTTTATCGCCGGTTAATAACTCATTAAACACATCGCTACCGCCTAATTGGACAACTTTTGTTGTGTTCGTTATTTCGAAAGGTTCATCGAAGAGTATAACGCAGACATCAAACAAAATTCCTCCAGCAAACGATCTAAATAGCGGGTGGATGATGATTTTTGAACTAAATTTTTGTTGGTCATACGTCCAACctcctttttttaaattgctatAAGCGGTCACATTAATCCCTTTGTAGCAACAATGAGCGGCGGTTAGCACGGCATTCGGACTTATAAGCGATCCACCACAAGATTTTACCGAATTCAATCCATAcattatttgtaaataaacgTAATATGAAAATTCGGTTTCATTGCATGGTCTACCTTCTCTTATTCCACTTATTTGTATTTGAACACCAAATGAATAGGATTTATTGTATGTAATACACGTTAATATCGAATATATaagataagaaataatttttttaaacaatgtttgaagGTTCATTGACATATATAATCATTTTATGACGTACAATATtacgattttgaaaattttggtttgaaAGAATCTTGGAAAAATGTTGATCATTATATTAATCTAAATCTGGTCATtatattgtagcgcctcggccatAAGCGGCCTCGACTACTCATCAACAGACTTAGACTTATAGATCTTTTgagtaattaagccgaggctCAGTGATTGAGATTATATTAAcctaaaacttttaattatattgtgGTAGTCTTCATATTGTGATGATAGTCATGATATTGTTTggaatttttttgcaaaactgtACAATCATATAATCTTTGTTTTGacataatcaaaaaaaagaaataaatatcaaaacgTCAatcaaatgaatttaatttttactccTCAATATAATTTCGACCGAAAATGTCATTAATGTGAACTATCTAACTAAcgaataaatataatgaaacaGTACATTTCTATAAAAAGTTAAGTTGAATTAAGTTTTTGATCCAACATAACCGATTATTTACGTTTTAGATTATAGATGGAAAATATACGAGGATATTAACGTGGTACGATTGTTAAGACTATTTTTTGCGGAACTCTTAGGAACCGCCATACTGGTGTTCCTTGGTTGTATGGCCGATGTTTTACTTGAATCTAAAAT contains the following coding sequences:
- the LOC111414984 gene encoding arginine esterase-like, with amino-acid sequence MYGLNSVKSCGGSLISPNAVLTAAHCCYKGINVTAYSNLKKGGWTYDQQKFSSKIIIHPLFRSFAGGILFDVCVILFDEPFEITNTTKVVQLGGSDVFNELLTGDKTVYIAGYGRNEYQCNNSERIPHEKWNLQCAETNVVTQSGCYSILYQNSAARYFNDELIFCSIPSESQGIDSKGDSGGPVIYERRVQVGIISWGLGPCSRNLSVYCRVDANRYFIERAASSVLMNGKVLNSMIIVLINFLS
- the LOC111414978 gene encoding uncharacterized protein, giving the protein MYFLSNFCRVCVTSDEKLTHIDNRDYDAISYSVKLKSCTRMVLEMDSWSAFICEKCIVKLRISYDFNLMCCKSTSVLKNYLSEILGNSENEASKIFENSQVKVSMPKLSPQQLPKMQRKYVSKGIRCSLLKELLTKIEDDKKKEKKVKSQLVSFNINGLKPLINFTKFYNYGYKLENNQIESIKYDPTPLDKLTDFVNNYFRINFSHFHDNVNAVLDESERWLDENDFEEMLKPCPESQVKFEEVIIEPDINIKKEIYDDEYDNDYEYNYPTTSDHIKIENIKTEGDIHTLSHPYLGHTDCDQSNPGSSSNNQCYSPLDQQNQSSLELLKEFTVKFKKHRGFSPQNYRCRTRNHPFISPQLKNQFLHQDFSCNVCKRRFKSHGYLHAHRSKMKHWQ